A stretch of Microtus pennsylvanicus isolate mMicPen1 chromosome 5, mMicPen1.hap1, whole genome shotgun sequence DNA encodes these proteins:
- the LOC142851180 gene encoding lipase member K isoform X3 — protein sequence MRWLLAAAWCMLLPGSIHSYKQESITNPEAYMNISQIISYWGYPYEKYDVVTEDGYILGTYRIPHGKGCSRKTDAGYDVWLGNSRGNTWSRKHLRLSPKSPQYWAFSLDEMAKYDLPATINLILEKSGQKQLFYVGHSQGTTIAFIAFSTNPELAKKIKVFFALAPVVTVKYTRSPMKKLTALSRQAVKVLFGDKMFSSHTLLEQFIATKVCNHKIFHPMCSNFMFSLSGFDRQNLNMSRLDVYLAQSQAGTSVQNMLHWAQAVNSGRLQAFDWGNANQNMMHFNQLTPPVYNITKMRVPTAMWSGGQDVVADAQDTKDLLPKVANLIYYKEIPHYNHLDFYLGQDAPWEIYQDLIRMMEEYSQN from the exons ATGCGGTGGCTTTTAGCAGCAGCCTGGTGTATGCTTCTTCCCGGATCCATACACAGCTATAAGCAAGAGAGCATCACAAATCCCGAAGCCTATATGAACATT AGTCAGATTATTTCTTACTGGGGCTATCCTTATGAAAAGTACGATGTTGTAACAGAGGACGGTTATATCCTTGGGACTTACAGGATTCCTCATGGTAAAGGATGTTCAAGGAAAACAG ATGC TGGTTATGACGTGTGGCTGGGGAACAGCCGAGGAAACACCTGGTCCAGAAAACACCTGAGACTGTCTCCCAAGTCACCTCAGTATTGGGCTTTCAG TTTGGATGAGATGGCTAAATATGATCTTCCAGCCACAATAAATCTAATCCTGGAGAAAAGTGGACAGAAGCAACTCTTCTATGTGGGCCATTCCCAGGGTACCACTATAG CCTTCATAGCGTTCTCGACAAATCCAGAACTGGCTAAAAAAATTAAGGTATTTTTTGCACTCGCTCCGGTGGTCACAGTAAAATACACCAGAAGTCCCATGAAAAAATTAACTGCCCTTTCCAGGCAAGCCGTCAAG GTATTGTTTGGTGACAAAATGTTCTCATCTCACACATTGCTTGAACAATTCATTGCCACCAAAGTATGCAACCATAAGATATTCCATCCTATGTGCAGCAACTTCATGTTTTCTCTAAGTGGATTTGATCGCCAAAACTTAAACATG AGTCGCTTGGATGTTTACCTGGCACAGAGTCAAGCAGGAACATCTGTTCAGAACATGCTGCACTGGGCCCAG GCTGTCAATTCTGGTCGACTCCAAGCTTTTGACTGGGGCAACGCTAACCAGAACATGATGCATTTCAATCAG CTTACACCTCCTGTGTACAACATCACTAAGATGCGGGTCCCAACGGCCATGTGGAGCGGAGGCCAGGATGTTGTAGCAGATGCCCAGGACACTAAAGATCTGCTCCCTAAAGTCGCCAACCTTATCTACTACAAGGAGATCCCACACTACAATCATTTGGATTTTTACCTTGGACAGGATGCACCCTGGGAAATTTACCAAGACCTGATTAGAATGATGGAAGAATATTCACAAAATTAA
- the LOC142851180 gene encoding lipase member K isoform X1 encodes MRWLLAAAWCMLLPGSIHSYKQESITNPEAYMNIVAPFQSQIISYWGYPYEKYDVVTEDGYILGTYRIPHGKGCSRKTAPKAVVYLQHGLVASASNWICNLPNNSLAFLLADSGYDVWLGNSRGNTWSRKHLRLSPKSPQYWAFSLDEMAKYDLPATINLILEKSGQKQLFYVGHSQGTTIAFIAFSTNPELAKKIKVFFALAPVVTVKYTRSPMKKLTALSRQAVKVLFGDKMFSSHTLLEQFIATKVCNHKIFHPMCSNFMFSLSGFDRQNLNMSRLDVYLAQSQAGTSVQNMLHWAQAVNSGRLQAFDWGNANQNMMHFNQLTPPVYNITKMRVPTAMWSGGQDVVADAQDTKDLLPKVANLIYYKEIPHYNHLDFYLGQDAPWEIYQDLIRMMEEYSQN; translated from the exons ATGCGGTGGCTTTTAGCAGCAGCCTGGTGTATGCTTCTTCCCGGATCCATACACAGCTATAAGCAAGAGAGCATCACAAATCCCGAAGCCTATATGAACATTGT TGCCCCCTTTCAGAGTCAGATTATTTCTTACTGGGGCTATCCTTATGAAAAGTACGATGTTGTAACAGAGGACGGTTATATCCTTGGGACTTACAGGATTCCTCATGGTAAAGGATGTTCAAGGAAAACAG cTCCGAAGGCAGTCGTGTATCTGCAGCATGGCTTAGTTGCCTCTGCCAGTAACTGGATTTGCAACTTGCCCAACAACAGTTTGGCTTTCCTTCTGGCCGATAGTGGTTATGACGTGTGGCTGGGGAACAGCCGAGGAAACACCTGGTCCAGAAAACACCTGAGACTGTCTCCCAAGTCACCTCAGTATTGGGCTTTCAG TTTGGATGAGATGGCTAAATATGATCTTCCAGCCACAATAAATCTAATCCTGGAGAAAAGTGGACAGAAGCAACTCTTCTATGTGGGCCATTCCCAGGGTACCACTATAG CCTTCATAGCGTTCTCGACAAATCCAGAACTGGCTAAAAAAATTAAGGTATTTTTTGCACTCGCTCCGGTGGTCACAGTAAAATACACCAGAAGTCCCATGAAAAAATTAACTGCCCTTTCCAGGCAAGCCGTCAAG GTATTGTTTGGTGACAAAATGTTCTCATCTCACACATTGCTTGAACAATTCATTGCCACCAAAGTATGCAACCATAAGATATTCCATCCTATGTGCAGCAACTTCATGTTTTCTCTAAGTGGATTTGATCGCCAAAACTTAAACATG AGTCGCTTGGATGTTTACCTGGCACAGAGTCAAGCAGGAACATCTGTTCAGAACATGCTGCACTGGGCCCAG GCTGTCAATTCTGGTCGACTCCAAGCTTTTGACTGGGGCAACGCTAACCAGAACATGATGCATTTCAATCAG CTTACACCTCCTGTGTACAACATCACTAAGATGCGGGTCCCAACGGCCATGTGGAGCGGAGGCCAGGATGTTGTAGCAGATGCCCAGGACACTAAAGATCTGCTCCCTAAAGTCGCCAACCTTATCTACTACAAGGAGATCCCACACTACAATCATTTGGATTTTTACCTTGGACAGGATGCACCCTGGGAAATTTACCAAGACCTGATTAGAATGATGGAAGAATATTCACAAAATTAA
- the LOC142851180 gene encoding lipase member K isoform X2, with product MRWLLAAAWCMLLPGSIHSYKQESITNPEAYMNISQIISYWGYPYEKYDVVTEDGYILGTYRIPHGKGCSRKTAPKAVVYLQHGLVASASNWICNLPNNSLAFLLADSGYDVWLGNSRGNTWSRKHLRLSPKSPQYWAFSLDEMAKYDLPATINLILEKSGQKQLFYVGHSQGTTIAFIAFSTNPELAKKIKVFFALAPVVTVKYTRSPMKKLTALSRQAVKVLFGDKMFSSHTLLEQFIATKVCNHKIFHPMCSNFMFSLSGFDRQNLNMSRLDVYLAQSQAGTSVQNMLHWAQAVNSGRLQAFDWGNANQNMMHFNQLTPPVYNITKMRVPTAMWSGGQDVVADAQDTKDLLPKVANLIYYKEIPHYNHLDFYLGQDAPWEIYQDLIRMMEEYSQN from the exons ATGCGGTGGCTTTTAGCAGCAGCCTGGTGTATGCTTCTTCCCGGATCCATACACAGCTATAAGCAAGAGAGCATCACAAATCCCGAAGCCTATATGAACATT AGTCAGATTATTTCTTACTGGGGCTATCCTTATGAAAAGTACGATGTTGTAACAGAGGACGGTTATATCCTTGGGACTTACAGGATTCCTCATGGTAAAGGATGTTCAAGGAAAACAG cTCCGAAGGCAGTCGTGTATCTGCAGCATGGCTTAGTTGCCTCTGCCAGTAACTGGATTTGCAACTTGCCCAACAACAGTTTGGCTTTCCTTCTGGCCGATAGTGGTTATGACGTGTGGCTGGGGAACAGCCGAGGAAACACCTGGTCCAGAAAACACCTGAGACTGTCTCCCAAGTCACCTCAGTATTGGGCTTTCAG TTTGGATGAGATGGCTAAATATGATCTTCCAGCCACAATAAATCTAATCCTGGAGAAAAGTGGACAGAAGCAACTCTTCTATGTGGGCCATTCCCAGGGTACCACTATAG CCTTCATAGCGTTCTCGACAAATCCAGAACTGGCTAAAAAAATTAAGGTATTTTTTGCACTCGCTCCGGTGGTCACAGTAAAATACACCAGAAGTCCCATGAAAAAATTAACTGCCCTTTCCAGGCAAGCCGTCAAG GTATTGTTTGGTGACAAAATGTTCTCATCTCACACATTGCTTGAACAATTCATTGCCACCAAAGTATGCAACCATAAGATATTCCATCCTATGTGCAGCAACTTCATGTTTTCTCTAAGTGGATTTGATCGCCAAAACTTAAACATG AGTCGCTTGGATGTTTACCTGGCACAGAGTCAAGCAGGAACATCTGTTCAGAACATGCTGCACTGGGCCCAG GCTGTCAATTCTGGTCGACTCCAAGCTTTTGACTGGGGCAACGCTAACCAGAACATGATGCATTTCAATCAG CTTACACCTCCTGTGTACAACATCACTAAGATGCGGGTCCCAACGGCCATGTGGAGCGGAGGCCAGGATGTTGTAGCAGATGCCCAGGACACTAAAGATCTGCTCCCTAAAGTCGCCAACCTTATCTACTACAAGGAGATCCCACACTACAATCATTTGGATTTTTACCTTGGACAGGATGCACCCTGGGAAATTTACCAAGACCTGATTAGAATGATGGAAGAATATTCACAAAATTAA